A stretch of Acidovorax sp. RAC01 DNA encodes these proteins:
- a CDS encoding LysR substrate-binding domain-containing protein: MHKNPAAEDLCVFTAVVRKASFGGAATELGTSPAYVSKRIRLLEQDLQVKLLHRTTRRVAVTEEGERVFHWAQRILDDMEQLMQEVAVTRSEPRGLLRVSSSFGFGRQIVAPALSRLVEQHPGLQVRLEVFDRLVDVAGEGFDLDVRVGDEIAPHLIARRLADNHRVLCAAPAYLQRKGTPRTVADLAAHDCLVIKERDHPFGVWRLRSGAQEETVKVRGPLSANNGEMAVQWAVHGRGIVLRSLWDVGAHLQAGHLVQVLPQWQQEANVWAVYPTRLERSAKVRVCVEFLQAHFREAWNTP, from the coding sequence GTGCATAAAAATCCTGCAGCGGAAGACCTGTGCGTGTTCACCGCCGTGGTGCGCAAGGCGAGCTTTGGCGGCGCGGCCACCGAGCTGGGCACGTCCCCTGCTTACGTGAGCAAACGCATCCGCCTGCTGGAGCAGGACCTGCAGGTCAAGCTGCTGCACCGCACCACCCGCCGCGTGGCGGTGACGGAGGAGGGTGAGCGCGTTTTTCACTGGGCGCAGCGCATCCTGGACGACATGGAGCAGCTGATGCAGGAGGTAGCGGTGACGCGCAGCGAGCCGCGCGGGCTGCTGCGGGTAAGCAGCAGCTTTGGGTTTGGCCGCCAGATCGTGGCGCCTGCGCTGTCGCGGCTGGTAGAGCAGCACCCGGGGCTGCAGGTGCGGCTGGAAGTGTTCGACCGGCTGGTGGATGTGGCGGGCGAAGGGTTTGACTTGGACGTGCGCGTGGGCGACGAGATTGCGCCGCACCTGATCGCCCGCCGCCTGGCCGACAACCACCGCGTGCTGTGTGCAGCGCCTGCCTACCTGCAGCGCAAGGGCACGCCGCGCACAGTGGCCGACCTGGCCGCGCACGACTGCCTGGTGATCAAGGAGCGTGACCACCCGTTTGGCGTGTGGCGCCTGCGCAGCGGCGCGCAGGAAGAAACGGTCAAGGTGCGTGGCCCGCTGTCGGCCAACAACGGCGAGATGGCGGTGCAGTGGGCCGTCCATGGCCGCGGCATTGTGCTGCGTTCGCTGTGGGATGTGGGCGCGCACCTGCAGGCGGGGCATCTGGTGCAGGTGCTTCCGCAGTGGCAGCAGGAGGCCAATGTGTGGGCCGTGTATCCCACGCGGCTGGAGCGGTCAGCCAAGGTGCGGGTGTGCGTGGAGTTTCTGCAGGCGCATTTCCGCGAGGCTTGGAACACCCCCTGA
- the rpsU gene encoding 30S ribosomal protein S21 gives MTTIRVKENEPFDVALRRFKRTIEKLGLLTDLRAREFYEKPTSERKRKKAAAVKRHYKRVRSMQLPKKLY, from the coding sequence ATGACCACGATCCGCGTAAAAGAAAACGAACCCTTTGACGTCGCCCTGCGCCGCTTCAAGCGCACCATTGAAAAGCTCGGCCTGCTGACCGACCTGCGCGCCCGCGAGTTCTACGAAAAGCCCACGTCCGAGCGCAAGCGCAAGAAGGCAGCCGCCGTCAAGCGCCACTACAAGCGCGTGCGCAGCATGCAGCTGCCCAAGAAGCTGTACTAA
- a CDS encoding EAL domain-containing protein: MAFMHRVSGWLGRLSVGRKLMLIYLLDLTAVIYVSGILIHEKYLAIDFARKEVVGTTYAAVVRDALMGQFALGGSQPLVLPDVQQRLAEVRARHDDMLHTGDAAQRFADTLQAMPEAGTGAATEAQELRALARQRSLLLREGRALLTTVGNQSNLILDPDLDSYYVMSLVVLRFPEMLQAVHDTVSFLEAGPARRGPQWSSELLTLAGRLDAVMLGVESDYDQAFIAGSPGLRASQTRPREALRTALAAFEAQLQDVAAGESRLGVAQASAQHARVLEALRDAWGVGIHDLEGLLLQRLDSLFARMWLHLGTALALLGCILGLVTLVARQIAKPLQHLARVADEVRRSGDHTLRARWASRDEIGRLVTAFNDMLAQLDHERLLQQELAASARAAEAQRELVEAFPIPMVVTSIPEHEVLHSNAPAAQWLGGRRADPWAVGLEPGVRARFFQRLADHGSVDEFEVRWKAGPEPSWAVLSARRLLFQGRDAMLTAFTPINVLKVMEQRLELWAKVFEASSEGIIIMNADHRIISVNHALCRSTHHDFYEIIGEDLGYLLQQEHGDETLAAVVRRAMQDKESWQGEVRFRRRSGETYPAWLMVSAVREGKGGEVTNHIGIAIDITDRKRSEERIQFLAHHDVLTELPNRSLCVQRLHAALGQASVTGEKVAVLFIDLDRFKAINDTLGHHVGDGLLRSVAARLMQAVRSRDTVSRLGGDEFVVVMRDVAGPDDVRQLVERRLIPLIRQSHPVLGHELNVSCSVGIAVYPDDGNDIDELMRRADAAMYEAKTTGRDMALFYSLETDQRTLARQSLEQQLRRALERGELSLHYQPRVSARGARLLGMEALLRWNNAVLGNIPPSEFIPIAEETGMIRPIGSWVLQQAFEQWVRWQAVPGAVQHDGAAPPVLSEVTVSVNLSAAQMADPMLVQDIEALLARTGMPAHRLELEITESHLMGNAHAAEQQLAALKALGVQLAIDDFGTGYSSLAYLKRFDIDRLKVDKSFVHDMLNNPADMAITRAIIALGHTLGLAIVAEGVEDMATAQVLGALDCEELQGYYFSRPLPEDELLAWATRHVAQQAGGLHKA; this comes from the coding sequence ATGGCATTCATGCATCGCGTATCGGGCTGGCTTGGCCGGCTCAGCGTGGGCCGCAAGCTCATGCTCATCTATCTGCTGGACCTCACGGCGGTGATCTATGTGTCGGGCATCCTGATCCATGAGAAGTACCTGGCGATCGACTTTGCGCGCAAGGAGGTGGTGGGCACCACCTACGCCGCCGTGGTGCGCGACGCCCTCATGGGCCAGTTTGCGCTGGGCGGCTCGCAGCCCCTGGTGCTGCCGGATGTGCAGCAGCGCCTGGCCGAAGTGCGGGCGCGCCACGACGACATGCTCCACACCGGCGATGCCGCCCAGCGCTTTGCCGATACCTTGCAGGCCATGCCCGAAGCCGGCACCGGAGCAGCCACGGAGGCACAGGAACTGCGTGCCCTGGCGCGCCAGCGCAGTTTGCTGCTGCGAGAGGGGCGGGCGCTGCTCACCACCGTCGGCAACCAGTCCAACCTGATCCTGGACCCTGATCTGGACAGCTACTACGTGATGTCGCTGGTGGTGCTGCGCTTTCCCGAAATGCTGCAGGCGGTGCACGATACGGTGAGCTTCCTGGAAGCCGGCCCCGCCCGGCGCGGACCGCAGTGGTCGTCCGAGCTGCTGACGCTGGCAGGGCGGCTTGATGCCGTGATGCTGGGGGTGGAGTCTGATTACGACCAGGCGTTCATCGCTGGCTCGCCCGGCCTGCGCGCATCGCAGACGCGCCCGCGCGAGGCCCTGCGCACGGCGCTGGCCGCGTTCGAGGCGCAGCTGCAGGACGTGGCGGCAGGCGAGTCGCGCCTGGGGGTTGCGCAGGCATCGGCACAGCACGCCCGGGTGCTGGAGGCCCTGCGGGACGCATGGGGCGTGGGCATCCACGACCTGGAGGGCCTGCTGCTGCAGCGCCTGGACAGCCTGTTTGCCCGCATGTGGCTGCACCTGGGCACGGCGCTGGCCCTGCTGGGCTGCATCCTGGGCCTGGTGACGCTGGTGGCGCGCCAGATTGCCAAGCCGCTGCAGCACCTGGCCCGCGTGGCCGACGAGGTGCGGCGCAGCGGTGACCACACCCTGCGCGCCCGCTGGGCCAGCCGCGACGAGATCGGCCGCCTGGTCACCGCGTTCAACGACATGCTGGCCCAGCTCGACCACGAGCGGCTGTTGCAGCAGGAGCTGGCGGCCAGTGCGCGGGCCGCCGAGGCCCAGCGTGAGCTGGTCGAGGCGTTTCCGATCCCGATGGTGGTCACGTCCATTCCGGAACATGAGGTGTTGCACTCCAACGCGCCGGCCGCGCAGTGGCTGGGCGGCCGCCGCGCGGACCCCTGGGCTGTGGGGCTGGAGCCGGGGGTGCGTGCGCGCTTTTTCCAGCGGCTGGCAGACCATGGTTCGGTGGATGAGTTCGAGGTGCGGTGGAAGGCTGGACCCGAGCCTTCGTGGGCGGTGCTGTCGGCGCGGCGCCTGCTGTTCCAGGGGCGCGACGCCATGCTCACGGCCTTCACGCCCATCAACGTGCTCAAGGTGATGGAGCAGCGCCTGGAGCTGTGGGCCAAGGTGTTCGAGGCGTCGTCCGAGGGCATCATCATCATGAATGCCGACCACCGCATCATCAGCGTGAACCACGCACTGTGCCGCAGCACGCACCACGACTTCTACGAAATCATCGGTGAAGACCTGGGCTATCTGCTGCAGCAGGAGCATGGCGATGAGACGCTGGCGGCAGTGGTGCGCCGGGCCATGCAGGACAAGGAGTCCTGGCAGGGCGAGGTGCGCTTTCGCCGCCGCTCCGGTGAAACCTACCCCGCCTGGCTGATGGTGTCTGCGGTGCGCGAGGGCAAGGGTGGCGAGGTCACCAACCACATCGGCATTGCCATCGACATCACCGACCGCAAGCGCAGCGAAGAGCGCATCCAGTTCCTGGCGCACCACGACGTGCTGACCGAGCTGCCCAACCGCTCGCTGTGCGTGCAGCGGTTGCACGCTGCGCTGGGCCAGGCATCGGTCACGGGTGAAAAGGTGGCCGTGCTGTTCATCGATCTGGACCGCTTCAAGGCCATCAATGACACGCTGGGGCACCATGTGGGCGACGGCTTGTTGCGGTCGGTGGCGGCGCGGCTGATGCAGGCGGTGCGCTCGCGCGACACCGTCAGCCGCCTGGGGGGCGACGAGTTCGTGGTGGTGATGCGCGACGTGGCCGGGCCGGACGACGTGCGCCAGCTGGTCGAGCGCCGTCTCATCCCGCTGATCCGGCAAAGCCACCCGGTGCTGGGGCACGAACTGAACGTGTCGTGCAGCGTGGGCATTGCCGTGTACCCCGACGATGGCAACGATATCGACGAGCTGATGCGCCGCGCCGATGCCGCCATGTACGAGGCCAAGACCACCGGGCGCGACATGGCGCTTTTCTACTCGTTGGAGACCGACCAGCGGACACTGGCGCGGCAAAGCCTGGAGCAGCAGCTGCGGCGCGCACTGGAGCGCGGCGAGCTCAGCCTGCACTACCAGCCGCGGGTCAGCGCCCGCGGTGCCCGCCTGCTGGGCATGGAAGCCCTTTTGCGCTGGAACAACGCCGTGCTGGGCAACATACCGCCCAGCGAGTTCATTCCCATTGCCGAAGAAACCGGGATGATCCGCCCCATCGGCAGCTGGGTGCTGCAACAGGCATTTGAGCAGTGGGTGCGCTGGCAGGCTGTGCCGGGTGCCGTGCAGCACGACGGCGCTGCGCCGCCGGTGCTGTCCGAGGTCACCGTGTCGGTCAACCTGTCTGCCGCGCAAATGGCCGACCCCATGCTGGTGCAGGATATCGAGGCGCTGCTTGCGCGCACCGGCATGCCCGCGCACCGGCTGGAGCTGGAGATCACCGAGTCGCATCTCATGGGCAACGCCCATGCGGCCGAGCAGCAGCTCGCAGCGCTCAAGGCGCTGGGTGTGCAGCTGGCCATCGATGATTTCGGCACGGGGTACTCCAGCCTGGCGTACCTCAAGCGTTTTGACATCGACCGGCTGAAGGTCGACAAATCCTTTGTGCACGACATGCTGAACAACCCGGCCGACATGGCCATTACCCGCGCCATCATCGCCCTGGGCCACACCCTCGGGCTGGCCATCGTGGCCGAGGGCGTGGAAGACATGGCCACTGCGCAGGTGCTGGGTGCGCTCGACTGCGAAGAGCTGCAGGGCTACTACTTCAGCCGCCCGCTGCCTGAAGACGAGCTGCTGGCATGGGCCACGCGGCATGTGGCGCAACAGGCCGGGGGGCTGCACAAGGCGTAA
- a CDS encoding lipocalin family protein, with amino-acid sequence MHRLFSTSRLGGLLLAGAAAALLAGCSSTRPPEGIEAVAPFDVARYEGRWYELARLDHRFERGMNDVSATYQRQPDGSVRVINRGYDEGKKEWREAVGKALFTSDAQTASLKVSFFGPFYGGYHVAALDPGYRWAIVVGPDRSYCWILSRDRQIAPALREQLIARVAALGIDTQSLIWVSQQRTDPKP; translated from the coding sequence ATGCACAGATTGTTTTCTACCTCCCGGCTCGGCGGGCTTTTGCTGGCAGGCGCCGCCGCCGCGCTGCTGGCAGGCTGCTCGTCCACCCGGCCTCCCGAGGGCATTGAGGCTGTGGCGCCTTTCGATGTGGCGCGCTACGAAGGCCGGTGGTACGAACTGGCCCGGCTGGACCACCGTTTTGAGCGCGGCATGAACGACGTGAGCGCCACCTACCAGCGCCAGCCCGACGGTAGCGTGCGGGTCATCAACCGCGGCTACGACGAAGGCAAGAAGGAATGGCGCGAGGCTGTGGGCAAGGCGCTGTTCACCAGCGATGCGCAAACCGCCTCGCTCAAGGTGTCTTTCTTCGGGCCGTTTTATGGCGGCTACCACGTGGCAGCGCTGGACCCAGGCTACCGGTGGGCCATCGTCGTCGGGCCAGACCGCAGCTACTGCTGGATCCTCTCGCGCGACCGGCAAATCGCCCCCGCACTGCGTGAGCAGCTCATCGCCCGGGTGGCCGCCCTGGGCATCGACACGCAGTCCCTGATCTGGGTGAGCCAGCAACGCACGGACCCGAAGCCATGA
- a CDS encoding tartrate dehydrogenase, with the protein MATSTSPKTYRIALIAGDGIGKEVLPEGLRVVHAAAARFGIALETTSIDWASCDYYAQHGKMMPDDWKAQLAGMDAIFFGAVGWPSAVPDHISLWGSLLKFRREFDQYINLRPVRLFEGVPCPLAGRQPGDIDYVVVRENTEGEYTSLGGIMYEGTDREIVIQESVYSRHGANRLLKFAFDLAQSRPKKHVTLATKSNGIAISMPWWDQRADDVAKGYPEVALDKQHIDILTARFVLQPGRFDVVAATNLFGDILSDLGPATTGTIGLAPSANLNPERTFPSLFEPVHGSAPDIYGKNIANPIAMIWSGALMLDFLTQGQGAGRAAHDAIVGAIEETLKTGPRTPDLGGTASTTQVGQAIAERVVAI; encoded by the coding sequence ATGGCCACCTCCACTTCCCCAAAAACCTACCGCATTGCCCTCATCGCCGGAGACGGCATCGGCAAGGAAGTGCTGCCCGAAGGCCTGCGCGTGGTACACGCCGCCGCAGCGCGCTTTGGCATTGCGCTTGAAACCACCTCCATTGACTGGGCCAGCTGCGACTACTACGCCCAGCACGGAAAAATGATGCCCGACGACTGGAAGGCGCAGCTTGCAGGCATGGACGCGATCTTCTTTGGCGCCGTCGGCTGGCCGAGCGCCGTACCCGACCACATCTCGCTGTGGGGGTCCCTCCTCAAGTTCCGCCGCGAGTTCGACCAGTACATCAACCTGCGCCCCGTGCGCCTGTTTGAAGGCGTGCCCTGCCCCCTGGCCGGCCGCCAACCCGGCGACATCGACTACGTCGTGGTGCGCGAGAACACCGAGGGCGAATACACCTCGCTCGGCGGCATCATGTACGAGGGCACCGACCGCGAGATCGTGATCCAGGAATCCGTCTACTCCCGCCACGGCGCCAACCGCCTGCTCAAGTTCGCCTTCGACCTGGCGCAGAGCCGCCCCAAAAAGCACGTGACCCTGGCCACCAAGAGCAACGGCATCGCCATCAGCATGCCGTGGTGGGACCAGCGCGCCGACGACGTCGCCAAGGGCTACCCCGAGGTCGCGCTGGACAAGCAGCACATCGACATCCTCACCGCCCGCTTTGTGCTGCAGCCCGGCCGTTTTGACGTGGTGGCCGCCACCAACCTGTTTGGCGACATCCTCTCCGACCTGGGCCCGGCTACCACCGGCACCATTGGCCTGGCTCCCTCGGCCAACCTCAATCCTGAACGCACCTTCCCCAGCCTGTTCGAGCCCGTGCACGGCTCGGCGCCCGACATCTATGGCAAGAACATCGCCAACCCGATTGCCATGATCTGGTCGGGCGCGCTGATGCTGGACTTCCTCACCCAGGGCCAGGGCGCGGGGCGCGCGGCACACGATGCCATCGTGGGCGCCATCGAAGAAACCCTCAAGACCGGCCCGCGCACGCCCGACCTGGGTGGCACGGCCAGCACCACGCAGGTGGGCCAGGCCATTGCTGAGCGGGTGGTAGCGATCTGA
- a CDS encoding GatB/YqeY domain-containing protein, whose amino-acid sequence MSLKDQITEDMKTAMRAKDSERLGTIRLLQAAMKQKEVDERIVLDDVAIVAIVDKLIKQRKDSITAFEGAGRQDLADKEKAEMAVLQGYLPERMSADETLAAVKAIVAELGAAGPGDMGKVMGVVKTRLAGKADMGQVSAAVKAALSGG is encoded by the coding sequence ATGAGCCTCAAGGACCAGATCACCGAAGACATGAAGACCGCCATGCGCGCCAAGGACAGCGAGCGCCTGGGCACCATCCGCCTGCTGCAGGCCGCGATGAAGCAAAAGGAAGTGGACGAGCGCATCGTGCTGGACGACGTGGCGATCGTGGCCATCGTGGACAAGCTGATCAAGCAGCGCAAGGACTCGATCACCGCGTTTGAAGGCGCGGGCCGCCAGGACCTGGCCGACAAGGAAAAGGCCGAGATGGCCGTGCTGCAGGGCTATCTGCCCGAGCGCATGTCGGCCGACGAAACGCTGGCGGCCGTGAAAGCCATCGTGGCCGAGCTGGGCGCCGCAGGCCCGGGCGACATGGGCAAGGTGATGGGCGTGGTCAAGACCCGCCTGGCGGGCAAGGCCGACATGGGCCAGGTGTCGGCTGCGGTGAAGGCTGCACTCTCGGGCGGCTGA